Proteins encoded by one window of Flavobacterium sp. N502540:
- a CDS encoding alpha/beta fold hydrolase, which translates to MRKRNSKQILTILFLTLSLNFSFAQRKEFSETTVDSLTFVNNRKALNSLNTDSFLKRIFTKENIKIPYRLLTPKDNSDHQKYPLVITFHNSTRIGNDNENQLEPFAKIWLRPEIYTKYQCYVIAPQFSERSSNYEKNSDGIQVSKPSATVFALLELIQNIEKEYPNIDKNKIYLIGYSMGGSTAQNLLNIAPNQFAGMVSVAAVPDFSNLKKLNQKNIWLIHGKKDDDNPYIGSVELFTKLSSNKNLTFTTLNNLNHNNIVIPFLLTEEIPKWLFEKHK; encoded by the coding sequence ATGCGCAAAAGAAACTCAAAACAAATTCTCACAATACTTTTTTTGACTTTAAGTCTAAACTTCTCTTTTGCACAAAGAAAAGAGTTTAGCGAAACTACCGTTGATAGTCTAACTTTCGTAAATAACCGAAAAGCACTGAACAGTCTGAATACCGATAGCTTCCTAAAAAGAATATTCACTAAAGAAAATATAAAAATCCCTTATAGACTTCTAACACCAAAGGATAATAGCGATCATCAAAAATACCCTTTGGTCATTACTTTCCACAACTCTACCCGAATTGGAAATGATAATGAAAACCAGCTTGAACCATTCGCGAAAATTTGGCTGAGACCTGAAATTTATACTAAATATCAATGTTATGTGATCGCACCACAATTCAGCGAGCGTTCTTCAAATTATGAAAAGAATAGTGATGGAATTCAAGTTTCAAAACCTTCTGCAACTGTTTTTGCCTTACTTGAATTAATTCAAAACATTGAAAAAGAATACCCAAACATCGATAAAAACAAGATTTACTTAATTGGATATTCTATGGGTGGATCGACTGCGCAAAATCTACTCAATATAGCTCCAAACCAATTTGCCGGTATGGTTTCCGTAGCAGCAGTTCCCGATTTTTCCAATCTTAAAAAATTAAATCAGAAGAACATCTGGCTTATTCATGGAAAAAAAGACGATGACAATCCATATATCGGAAGTGTTGAATTGTTTACAAAATTATCCTCCAACAAGAATTTGACTTTTACCACTTTGAATAATTTAAATCATAACAACATTGTGATTCCGTTTTTACTAACCGAAGAGATTCCAAAATGGTTGTTTGAAAAGCACAAGTAA
- a CDS encoding serine hydrolase domain-containing protein, with translation MKQTFTLFRILFLVLFISSNNYAQQKDDFSAKIDSLIQTTNPRNFNGVIIIKQNGKIKYAKAHGYSDFNKKTELKISDKFSTMSIAKQITATLILQEVEKGTINLETPIHKYLPELKYSWADTITVNQLLNNTSGLSSEDINKPLKFTPGAAFNYSNIGYYVAGQVLEKQSHKSFEELVTALFKKCGMTNSYYPNEANNTFLTKGHSIKKEGSIKLNEQLNFDIHNYFGSHLIVSVPDLAKWNECLHSGQLLKPTTYKMMIAYSITNTHPLFGDKPIGYGYGLRINDKTNIMEIGHTGFHPSEGFTAVNLYYPKSKTSVIVMENQAYENFSIAYYFEQEIRKIVRETNLLN, from the coding sequence ATGAAACAAACTTTTACACTCTTCAGAATCCTCTTTTTAGTACTTTTTATAAGCTCCAACAATTACGCACAACAGAAAGACGACTTTTCTGCAAAAATTGACAGTCTAATACAAACAACAAATCCAAGAAACTTTAACGGAGTAATTATTATTAAACAAAACGGAAAAATAAAATATGCAAAAGCACATGGTTATTCTGATTTCAACAAGAAAACAGAACTGAAAATTTCTGATAAATTTTCAACAATGTCAATTGCCAAACAAATCACGGCTACACTTATCTTACAAGAAGTAGAAAAAGGAACAATCAATTTAGAAACCCCTATTCACAAATATTTACCGGAATTAAAATATTCGTGGGCAGATACCATCACTGTTAATCAATTGCTCAACAATACTTCGGGATTAAGCAGTGAAGATATAAACAAACCTCTTAAATTTACTCCGGGAGCTGCTTTTAATTACTCTAATATTGGTTACTACGTAGCAGGACAAGTTTTGGAAAAACAAAGTCATAAAAGTTTTGAAGAGTTAGTAACTGCTTTGTTTAAAAAATGCGGGATGACCAACAGTTACTACCCCAATGAGGCAAATAATACATTTTTAACAAAAGGGCACTCCATAAAAAAAGAGGGTAGTATTAAGCTGAACGAACAATTAAATTTTGATATTCATAATTATTTTGGCAGTCATTTAATTGTTTCGGTTCCTGACTTAGCAAAATGGAATGAATGTCTGCACTCAGGTCAACTATTAAAACCAACTACTTATAAAATGATGATTGCCTATTCAATCACCAATACACATCCGCTTTTCGGTGATAAACCAATTGGCTATGGTTATGGATTGCGAATAAATGATAAAACCAATATTATGGAAATCGGACATACCGGTTTTCATCCTAGTGAAGGATTTACAGCGGTCAATTTATACTATCCAAAATCCAAAACCAGCGTTATTGTTATGGAAAATCAAGCGTACGAAAATTTTAGTATTGCTTATTATTTTGAACAAGAAATTAGAAAAATCGTTAGAGAAACTAATCTGTTGAATTAA
- a CDS encoding PQQ-binding-like beta-propeller repeat protein — translation MKKNIITLLFACAVTNMFGQVPTVSAPVKMEAAGNISDKVTHKVLKPLAKVALDKESILIYDYDGSLFSFNLESEKINWTVKATDSFTELCANAITLQDGVVYVPFINGEIFAIDNQTGAVFWKSRLGNSTDQIILKNQIPVINDGKLFVTSQNGNIYALDIKTGGLLWNHKLDAENNESPVLLFNNKVFIQSGTSVYSFEANTGKLLVQKSFEEAMRGKLVTDGEALFTANEKNVVFALNPDKLDVLWQFKLEETQNNIKERIFCKDKKVYFAAQGPEVSSIYAVDSKAGTQIWKTDFKADNVEYMVEESDNIWGYTRKNKLFQLDITNGEIAFEYKLSTRPISNLEFLGDDYFFYYSDAALIQFEYKTKDENEVYLRTSIKDDVYSAFLKLIR, via the coding sequence ATGAAAAAAAATATAATTACTCTTTTATTTGCATGTGCCGTTACCAATATGTTTGGACAGGTACCAACCGTTTCAGCACCGGTTAAAATGGAAGCTGCGGGCAATATTAGCGATAAAGTTACTCATAAAGTGCTAAAACCGTTAGCGAAAGTTGCATTGGATAAAGAGTCGATATTGATTTACGATTACGACGGTTCTCTTTTTTCCTTCAATTTAGAGTCCGAAAAAATTAACTGGACCGTAAAAGCAACAGATTCCTTTACGGAGTTGTGTGCAAATGCTATCACATTGCAGGACGGAGTAGTATATGTTCCTTTTATTAACGGAGAAATTTTTGCCATTGATAATCAGACTGGTGCTGTTTTTTGGAAATCAAGACTGGGGAATAGCACGGATCAGATCATCCTAAAAAATCAGATTCCGGTTATAAATGATGGAAAATTATTTGTAACCTCCCAAAACGGTAATATTTATGCGCTTGATATTAAAACTGGCGGTTTACTATGGAATCATAAACTGGATGCAGAAAATAATGAAAGTCCGGTTCTTTTATTTAATAACAAAGTTTTTATTCAAAGTGGAACTTCTGTTTATAGTTTTGAAGCGAATACAGGAAAACTTCTTGTTCAAAAAAGCTTTGAGGAAGCCATGCGTGGAAAACTGGTAACGGATGGGGAGGCTCTATTTACCGCAAATGAAAAAAATGTAGTTTTTGCTCTAAATCCTGATAAATTAGATGTTTTGTGGCAGTTTAAATTAGAGGAAACTCAGAACAATATTAAGGAACGTATCTTTTGCAAAGACAAGAAGGTCTATTTCGCCGCACAAGGACCCGAAGTTTCTTCGATATACGCTGTAGATTCAAAAGCAGGAACTCAAATTTGGAAAACGGATTTTAAAGCCGATAATGTTGAGTATATGGTCGAAGAAAGTGATAATATTTGGGGATACACTCGTAAAAATAAGCTTTTTCAATTGGACATTACAAATGGTGAAATTGCATTTGAATACAAATTATCAACGAGACCTATTTCAAATCTTGAATTCTTGGGCGATGATTACTTTTTTTATTATTCTGATGCGGCTTTGATTCAGTTTGAATATAAAACCAAAGACGAAAACGAAGTCTATTTGCGAACCTCAATTAAAGATGATGTGTATAGTGCATTTTTAAAATTGATTCGATAA
- the kdpA gene encoding potassium-transporting ATPase subunit KdpA, with protein MLTQLIVSLGILLTVILLSVIVGREMKKIYANEKSITDFINPLDRLIYRFCKIDLTLQMNWKTYLKVLLSVQFIWFLWGFVILLLQGKLFLNPAGIDSMEWTLALNSTVSFLTSTNLQHYSGETGASYFAQVGVFMLLQFLSAATSLCAGVAIVRGLAAQSIQGLGNFYSDFVKSSTRILLPLSIITATFFLFNDVPMTFDEPEKISSVEGREVVVSTGPVAAFLPIKELGSNGGGFFGTNCAHPFENPNFFTYIIHTIIVWLLPMSFIIFVGRYLNNKKFSRMLLGVMLMGFVVTCIPLICGEMSGNPKLSAMGIDASLANMEGKEVRFGTYYSSFYSAVNMIIPAGTITGMHDSYMPLSSIGMFIGMQVDAFFGGLGTGWINMFIYLIIATFIGSLMVGRTSELFGRKISIKEVQVAVLVNLSALAIPLLFSAIAVHVYLNVPDAVEWLSNTGPHGFTTIVYEFVSSMAGNGSGFEGLGDNTPFWNLTTSVTMLAGRFIPMIGAFLIIAYLSTKKAVAPSLGTLRVDSGIFGTLLFMVIMILTVMSMFIVFALGPVQEHLLLV; from the coding sequence ATGTTAACTCAATTAATAGTTTCACTTGGTATTCTTCTTACGGTTATTTTGCTGTCGGTCATCGTAGGCCGGGAAATGAAAAAAATATATGCAAATGAAAAAAGCATAACAGACTTCATTAATCCATTAGACCGATTGATATACCGGTTTTGTAAAATTGACCTCACGCTCCAAATGAATTGGAAAACATATTTAAAAGTATTGTTATCTGTACAGTTCATATGGTTCCTCTGGGGATTTGTTATTTTATTGCTCCAGGGAAAACTATTTTTAAACCCGGCCGGTATCGACAGTATGGAGTGGACATTGGCGTTAAATTCGACCGTTAGTTTTTTGACCAGTACTAACTTGCAGCATTATTCAGGAGAGACAGGAGCGAGTTATTTTGCACAGGTAGGCGTGTTTATGCTTTTACAGTTTTTAAGTGCGGCCACAAGTCTTTGTGCTGGTGTAGCAATAGTCAGAGGACTTGCTGCTCAATCGATACAAGGATTAGGGAATTTTTATAGCGATTTTGTAAAGTCATCTACTCGTATACTGTTGCCGTTAAGTATAATTACGGCAACTTTTTTTTTGTTTAATGATGTGCCAATGACATTTGACGAGCCTGAGAAAATTTCCTCGGTCGAAGGCAGGGAAGTAGTAGTGTCAACGGGACCTGTGGCAGCTTTTCTTCCGATTAAAGAATTAGGATCTAACGGCGGCGGCTTTTTCGGAACTAATTGTGCGCATCCATTTGAAAATCCTAACTTTTTCACCTACATCATTCATACTATTATCGTGTGGCTTTTGCCGATGTCTTTTATCATTTTCGTAGGACGGTATCTCAACAATAAAAAATTTTCAAGAATGCTTTTGGGAGTGATGCTTATGGGGTTTGTTGTAACGTGTATTCCCTTAATCTGTGGTGAAATGTCCGGTAATCCAAAACTCAGCGCAATGGGAATTGACGCATCACTAGCTAATATGGAAGGTAAAGAGGTACGTTTTGGAACGTATTACTCATCATTTTATAGCGCGGTTAATATGATAATTCCGGCTGGTACCATAACAGGTATGCACGATAGTTATATGCCGTTGTCTTCGATAGGGATGTTTATAGGAATGCAGGTAGATGCATTTTTTGGAGGTCTGGGTACCGGATGGATTAATATGTTTATTTACCTGATTATAGCTACTTTTATCGGTTCGCTGATGGTAGGACGAACTTCGGAGTTGTTTGGCAGGAAAATCTCGATTAAGGAAGTTCAGGTAGCGGTTTTGGTTAATCTTTCTGCTTTGGCGATTCCGTTACTTTTTTCCGCAATTGCAGTTCATGTTTATTTGAATGTTCCCGATGCTGTTGAGTGGCTGAGTAACACAGGACCACACGGTTTTACCACTATAGTTTACGAGTTCGTGTCTTCGATGGCAGGGAACGGAAGCGGGTTTGAAGGGCTGGGGGATAACACTCCTTTCTGGAATTTAACCACTTCGGTTACGATGCTTGCAGGCCGCTTTATTCCGATGATTGGAGCATTTCTAATCATAGCATATTTAAGTACTAAAAAAGCCGTAGCTCCTTCGCTGGGCACCTTGAGGGTTGATTCCGGTATTTTTGGAACCTTATTGTTTATGGTCATTATGATTTTGACCGTGATGTCCATGTTTATCGTTTTTGCATTGGGACCTGTACAGGAACATTTGCTCTTGGTTTAG
- a CDS encoding cell surface protein: MYHNIFKNCRSLLLFIAVLSLTNCSDDNASNENSNPTPVSSDLTFSAQRFTIVALNPTINVGTEATYNWSVTKAPSESYALSTITAKELLFAAAEAGVYELAVTVNDKGSVQTQKVVVTVTKETKEYKTYISKVFEFKPAPGQFVNDLPIANDGDTSERILSRANTYLAKKNGDLVSLGAFGGYVVFGFDHTIVNVKGKRDFRILGNAFWAEANPNPNSTMRGGSSEAGIIMVAYDKNKNGLPDDQWYEIEGGGHKMPKTIQHYEITYYRPDPNKIPVSGGTTGTVGFVDMEYILWKDNQGKSGYLVQNNAYNHSLDYWPKWLKDQSSITYKGTRLPDNAVDESGTGSYFVQYAFLYGYADNAPNNDDDSGIDINWAVDEKGNKVMLPGIDFVKVYNGLNQQAGWLGETSTEIMGATDLHLSGESIPTR; encoded by the coding sequence ATGTACCACAATATTTTCAAAAACTGCCGATCCTTATTGTTGTTTATTGCAGTACTCTCATTAACCAATTGTTCTGATGATAATGCATCAAATGAAAATAGCAATCCGACGCCTGTTAGTTCAGATTTAACTTTTAGCGCGCAGAGATTTACAATTGTGGCCCTGAATCCAACAATCAATGTAGGAACAGAAGCTACATACAATTGGAGTGTTACAAAAGCACCTTCAGAAAGTTATGCACTAAGTACTATTACAGCAAAGGAACTTTTATTTGCGGCAGCAGAAGCAGGAGTCTATGAATTGGCCGTTACTGTAAATGACAAAGGAAGTGTACAAACTCAAAAAGTAGTCGTTACCGTTACAAAAGAAACGAAGGAGTACAAAACCTACATTTCAAAAGTATTTGAATTTAAACCGGCTCCCGGGCAGTTTGTAAACGATCTGCCTATTGCTAATGACGGAGATACTTCTGAAAGAATTTTATCAAGAGCCAATACTTATCTGGCCAAGAAAAATGGGGATCTGGTTTCATTGGGGGCTTTTGGTGGTTATGTTGTTTTTGGATTCGATCATACCATTGTTAATGTTAAAGGCAAACGTGATTTTAGAATTTTGGGCAATGCTTTCTGGGCAGAGGCTAATCCAAATCCGAACAGTACCATGCGCGGCGGAAGCAGTGAAGCAGGAATAATCATGGTAGCTTACGATAAAAATAAAAACGGACTTCCAGACGATCAGTGGTACGAGATAGAAGGCGGTGGACATAAAATGCCAAAAACGATTCAGCATTATGAAATAACGTATTACCGACCTGATCCCAATAAAATTCCGGTGTCGGGTGGAACTACGGGTACAGTAGGTTTCGTTGATATGGAATATATTTTATGGAAAGACAATCAGGGGAAAAGTGGTTATCTGGTACAAAATAATGCTTACAATCATTCTTTAGATTACTGGCCAAAATGGCTTAAAGATCAATCTTCTATCACTTATAAAGGAACAAGATTGCCCGATAACGCAGTAGATGAAAGCGGAACGGGAAGTTATTTTGTACAATATGCTTTTTTATACGGATATGCAGATAATGCTCCAAACAATGATGACGATTCAGGAATAGATATTAACTGGGCTGTGGACGAAAAGGGAAACAAAGTAATGCTTCCTGGGATCGATTTTGTGAAAGTGTACAATGGCCTTAATCAGCAGGCGGGCTGGCTCGGAGAAACTTCGACAGAAATAATGGGGGCGACAGATTTGCATCTTTCAGGAGAAAGCATTCCTACGCGCTAA
- a CDS encoding DUF4465 domain-containing protein, protein MKKVLYFLTVGLILGLSSCSNDENLLNSESGSAAVKSSGLTSKSAVTDPSIGTTTTLNLTSSLLTSGTSTTGGKYWQNTYVASTNLTVDIFKFSHSGTSSGYNYWDGFIVSNVNDITNYGSGAGTGGSNGWVANQWGTMAGSGFGTSSTIAAGTPGTTGDPYIVAYWSSYTDPKNPQGTTFSETSFSNWIKIGNTGLYNVKGLKINMHTWPYYGCLYGDGFAQAFSSGDHFELLIYGVDSSGTITAPITQSLADYTGGSLVMPTGWVNVNTTALQGLGDVKYLVFQMASTDSHPVYGMNTAAYFCLDKLSVKRIQ, encoded by the coding sequence ATGAAAAAAGTACTTTATTTTTTGACAGTAGGTTTGATTCTGGGACTTTCGTCCTGTAGTAATGATGAAAATCTATTAAATAGCGAAAGCGGCAGTGCAGCGGTAAAAAGCTCAGGCTTAACTTCTAAAAGTGCGGTGACCGATCCTTCGATAGGGACAACTACTACGCTTAACCTGACAAGTTCTTTATTGACCAGCGGAACATCAACAACAGGTGGGAAGTATTGGCAAAATACCTATGTAGCAAGTACCAACTTAACCGTTGACATATTTAAATTTTCACATAGCGGAACATCATCAGGTTATAATTATTGGGATGGTTTTATTGTATCAAATGTAAATGATATTACAAATTACGGTTCAGGAGCGGGTACTGGCGGATCTAACGGTTGGGTAGCCAATCAGTGGGGGACTATGGCAGGAAGCGGTTTTGGAACTTCTTCTACAATTGCGGCAGGTACTCCCGGTACAACAGGAGATCCGTACATCGTAGCATACTGGTCAAGTTATACAGATCCTAAAAATCCACAGGGAACTACTTTTAGTGAGACAAGTTTCTCTAACTGGATTAAAATTGGAAATACAGGATTGTACAATGTAAAAGGATTAAAAATCAACATGCACACATGGCCTTATTATGGTTGTTTGTATGGAGACGGTTTTGCTCAGGCATTTTCTTCAGGAGATCACTTTGAATTGTTAATTTACGGAGTAGATTCAAGCGGAACCATTACTGCACCAATTACACAATCATTGGCTGATTACACAGGAGGTTCTTTAGTAATGCCAACAGGATGGGTGAACGTAAATACTACGGCGCTTCAAGGTTTAGGGGACGTAAAATATCTTGTTTTCCAAATGGCTTCAACAGATTCACACCCGGTATACGGAATGAATACTGCAGCTTATTTCTGTTTAGACAAGCTGTCTGTAAAAAGAATTCAATAA
- a CDS encoding FAD-dependent oxidoreductase, translating into MHTIKNAEGNWTICPECQGRGKKSQRLSKKVRLQYQIALENFEKSKDSGVPPTRPKAHLNVCLHCDGSGLIPSTHPTIIDRENYPHVAIIGAGIGGVALAVACLHRGIPFTLYERDTNFDARSQGYGLTLQQASKAIEGFGIFSLEEKVISTRHLVHTPEGKVIGEWGIRKWIPSDTKIAPKRTNMHIARQHLRSALLKQLEGNDIVQWGHQLIDFKESEDQSISLNFEVNGKIITTKADLVVGADGIRSTVRKLLIGDEVTPLRYLGCIVILGICPLTALEAIDSSLLDSATVFQTANGNERIYMMPYTEDSVMWQLSFPMSEDEAKILSAQGPKALKEEACRRTQWHAPIPQILSATLEEQISGYPVYDRELLRPELLAKNKRTTLIGDAAHPMSPFKGQGANQALLDALSLARGIVRGCRPLSNWREAGIRESVLTEFESEMLVRSAAKVKGSAEAAEFLHSEIVLHEGDEPRGRCLKNK; encoded by the coding sequence ATACATACGATCAAAAATGCAGAAGGAAACTGGACTATTTGTCCCGAATGCCAGGGACGCGGTAAAAAAAGCCAAAGACTCAGCAAGAAAGTGCGGCTTCAGTATCAGATAGCGCTGGAAAACTTTGAAAAATCGAAGGACTCAGGAGTTCCTCCTACCCGTCCTAAAGCACATCTGAATGTCTGTCTCCACTGTGACGGATCGGGATTAATTCCTTCGACACATCCCACTATTATTGACAGAGAAAACTACCCCCATGTTGCTATAATTGGAGCCGGTATCGGAGGAGTTGCATTGGCTGTCGCTTGTCTGCACCGCGGAATTCCTTTTACTCTTTACGAACGCGATACTAACTTTGATGCCCGATCACAAGGCTATGGTCTCACCTTACAACAAGCCAGTAAAGCCATTGAAGGATTCGGTATTTTCTCTTTAGAAGAAAAGGTCATTTCCACCAGACATTTGGTACATACTCCGGAAGGGAAAGTAATTGGGGAATGGGGAATTCGAAAATGGATTCCATCAGATACCAAAATAGCTCCAAAGCGAACGAATATGCATATTGCGCGACAACATTTGCGTTCAGCACTGCTGAAACAACTCGAAGGAAATGATATCGTACAATGGGGACATCAACTCATAGATTTTAAGGAATCAGAAGATCAAAGTATTTCCTTAAACTTTGAAGTAAATGGCAAAATCATAACTACTAAAGCCGATCTTGTGGTTGGAGCTGATGGCATTCGCAGTACGGTACGAAAACTATTAATTGGTGACGAAGTTACTCCTTTGCGTTATCTGGGATGCATTGTGATATTAGGTATTTGTCCGTTAACGGCTCTTGAAGCAATTGACAGTTCCTTACTCGACTCAGCAACTGTGTTTCAAACGGCTAACGGCAATGAGCGAATTTATATGATGCCTTATACAGAAGATTCTGTAATGTGGCAGCTGAGTTTTCCAATGTCAGAAGACGAGGCTAAAATACTGAGTGCACAAGGACCGAAAGCGTTAAAAGAAGAGGCTTGTCGAAGAACACAATGGCATGCTCCTATTCCGCAAATTTTATCAGCAACTTTAGAGGAGCAAATTTCAGGTTATCCGGTATACGACCGTGAATTACTTCGTCCTGAATTATTAGCAAAAAATAAACGGACCACATTGATTGGGGACGCAGCACATCCGATGAGCCCTTTCAAAGGACAAGGAGCTAATCAGGCATTATTAGACGCGCTTTCTTTGGCTCGCGGAATCGTAAGAGGATGCAGACCGCTATCCAACTGGAGAGAAGCAGGAATAAGAGAAAGTGTTTTGACTGAATTTGAATCCGAGATGCTTGTGCGAAGTGCTGCCAAAGTAAAAGGTTCTGCCGAAGCTGCTGAATTCCTGCATTCCGAAATTGTACTTCACGAAGGCGATGAACCAAGAGGAAGATGCTTAAAGAATAAATAA